One part of the Thermodesulfovibrio sp. 3462-1 genome encodes these proteins:
- a CDS encoding Mrp/NBP35 family ATP-binding protein, giving the protein MTEKKESCQCDERQEIKKDIALKATVSAIKKKILVLSGKGGVGKSTVSTNLAVGLSQKGYHVGLLDIDIHGPNIPNMLGLQGFPPLITDMGLFPIKMYDNLQVISIGFFLEEKDTPVVWRGPLKHRMIEQFLTDVRWGALDYLVVDSPPGTGDEIISIVQLLDKVDGAVIVATPQDVALADVRRSIKFCLEGSIPVLGIVENMSGFVCPYCGNTVEIFKTGGAEKLAQEYKVPFLGKIPIDPKIVEAGDDGKPVMIYYPNSKPAEAFSNIINKIMEVLKV; this is encoded by the coding sequence ATGACAGAGAAAAAGGAAAGCTGCCAGTGCGATGAAAGACAGGAAATTAAAAAGGATATTGCCTTAAAGGCAACTGTTTCTGCAATCAAAAAGAAAATTTTAGTTCTTTCAGGTAAAGGAGGAGTTGGCAAAAGCACTGTTTCAACAAATCTTGCTGTAGGACTGTCACAAAAGGGCTATCATGTGGGATTGCTTGACATTGACATTCATGGGCCGAATATTCCAAACATGCTTGGCTTGCAAGGATTCCCTCCGCTTATAACTGATATGGGGCTTTTTCCCATAAAAATGTATGATAATCTTCAAGTGATTTCAATTGGTTTCTTCCTTGAAGAAAAAGATACTCCTGTTGTATGGCGTGGACCTTTAAAACACAGGATGATTGAGCAATTCTTGACCGATGTTCGCTGGGGAGCGCTTGATTATTTAGTTGTTGACTCTCCTCCAGGAACAGGAGATGAAATAATATCAATTGTTCAGCTTCTTGATAAGGTTGACGGAGCAGTTATTGTTGCTACACCACAGGATGTTGCATTAGCTGATGTTCGCAGGTCAATAAAATTTTGTCTTGAAGGCTCAATTCCTGTACTTGGGATAGTTGAAAATATGAGCGGATTTGTGTGCCCTTATTGTGGTAATACTGTAGAAATATTCAAAACTGGTGGAGCAGAAAAGCTTGCGCAGGAATACAAAGTGCCATTTCTTGGTAAAATTCCAATTGATCCGAAAATTGTTGAAGCTGGAGATGATGGAAAGCCTGTAATGATTTATTATCCGAATAGCAAACCAGCAGAGGCTTTCTCAAATATAATTAACAAAATTATGGAAGTCTTAAAAGTATGA
- a CDS encoding MBL fold metallo-hydrolase: MIIDLTILFDNYPQEEGFETGWGYSCFVKKAYGGILFDTGADGEKLLRNIQRAGIKPDRITRIIISHFHKDHSGGLKEIATISNKAEIYVGASLYEEIKKSLPSAKIYKVDSEPLEIMNGVYLTGELGEKIKEISLVIDTGSGLVIVTGCAHPGIKEIIDKAHQIVNDKIFAVIGGLHLKDKKEDEIADIIKFLKNEGIKYIAPSHCTGDLARSLFKKAFGKGFIEVGVGSHIYIGGSCDYV, translated from the coding sequence ATGATTATTGACTTAACTATTCTTTTTGATAACTATCCTCAAGAGGAAGGGTTTGAAACAGGTTGGGGATATAGCTGTTTTGTAAAAAAAGCCTATGGTGGAATTCTTTTTGATACAGGAGCAGATGGAGAAAAATTGCTTAGAAACATCCAACGAGCAGGGATAAAGCCTGACAGAATTACAAGAATTATTATCTCTCATTTTCATAAGGATCATTCAGGTGGCTTAAAAGAGATTGCAACAATTAGCAATAAAGCTGAAATTTATGTAGGTGCATCACTGTATGAAGAGATAAAAAAATCATTGCCCTCAGCAAAAATCTACAAAGTAGACTCTGAGCCTCTTGAGATAATGAATGGAGTTTATCTTACAGGTGAGCTTGGAGAAAAGATAAAAGAGATATCCCTTGTTATAGATACAGGCAGTGGTTTAGTAATTGTTACAGGCTGTGCTCATCCAGGGATAAAGGAAATCATAGATAAAGCTCATCAAATAGTTAATGATAAAATATTTGCAGTTATAGGAGGGTTACATCTTAAGGATAAAAAGGAGGATGAAATAGCTGATATAATAAAATTTCTTAAAAATGAAGGAATAAAATACATTGCACCTTCTCATTGCACAGGAGATCTTGCAAGATCGCTTTTCAAAAAAGCATTTGGTAAAGGTTTTATAGAAGTAGGAGTGGGAAGTCATATATATATTGGAGGCTCCTGTGACTATGTCTAA